The following proteins are co-located in the Spirosoma montaniterrae genome:
- a CDS encoding HipA family kinase yields MQTHHSIEAIHKVFGTNDRPVLVSCSDLNDYVCKYRYPSRLFNELLAWCFLKEWNIPVPEACFISVRSEHITAEAMQAGGRLAYFERPVIGSLYYQHGREIDNSLTALGNNSNDLRKIQNRVDLLKIALFDLWMTNEDRNGNNYNLLLIPIKSGKFYLHAIDHASCFNSGNVGQYSLSGLTAEDSVLSTDICRLLYANSTVKKRDSEIVLELFRQNVAACKKRLPKFLKFVPLSWGINTTECESWLIDNLFADDWLKSVESDFRHYLQEYVC; encoded by the coding sequence GTGCAAACACACCACTCCATCGAAGCCATCCACAAAGTATTCGGCACAAACGACCGGCCCGTGCTGGTCAGTTGCAGTGACCTGAACGACTACGTTTGTAAATACCGTTACCCGAGCCGTCTGTTTAACGAGTTACTGGCATGGTGTTTTTTGAAAGAGTGGAATATCCCAGTACCTGAAGCCTGTTTTATTAGTGTCAGGTCTGAGCATATTACGGCTGAAGCGATGCAGGCAGGTGGTCGTTTAGCGTATTTTGAACGGCCTGTTATCGGGTCTCTGTATTATCAGCATGGCCGTGAGATAGACAACTCCCTGACGGCATTGGGCAACAATAGCAACGACTTGCGAAAGATACAAAACCGGGTAGATTTACTAAAAATAGCCCTTTTTGACCTGTGGATGACCAATGAAGATCGCAATGGCAATAATTACAACCTGCTGTTGATACCTATAAAATCTGGCAAATTCTACCTTCATGCTATCGATCATGCATCTTGTTTCAATTCGGGGAACGTTGGTCAGTATTCATTGTCTGGACTGACTGCCGAAGATAGCGTGCTGTCAACAGACATCTGCCGATTACTTTATGCAAATAGTACCGTCAAAAAGCGCGATAGTGAGATTGTGTTAGAGCTTTTCCGACAAAATGTAGCTGCATGTAAGAAACGCTTACCGAAATTTCTGAAATTTGTGCCTCTTTCCTGGGGTATTAACACGACAGAATGTGAGTCCTGGCTTATTGACAACCTTTTCGCTGATGATTGGTTAAAGTCGGTGGAGTCAGACTTCAGGCACTATTTACAAGAGTACGTGTGTTAA
- a CDS encoding glycerophosphodiester phosphodiesterase, giving the protein MNKLAYLLLGLAGLAVGCREVYEAPIPHSFADIPGAGRFTTPIRQQMDGVYTVSEGAATFGEQVAVKWTFTLDGSDTTHYLSIFTGNQAGFFNLERTANADSLTLMGYWRKLVNTETGLVQLALRLKRNGRLQPITGVLSSRDTLVLTGQYGNRDRSPNQPLTLTYRRPLNPRPFEILAHRAGGRTSDLLSVSENSLEMIELASRLGATGIEIDIKFTKDGVPILYHDNKLNLRLIQKNGLTGPIEDYTYQQLNTFVRLINGEKIPTLEEALETVISHTNLRFVWLDTKFSGPMDKIQAIQQRFRQRAILARRNLQIVIGLPTQQAVDAYRALNDRANTPALSELDTAITRNIGARIWAPRWTLGPQLEQVKAMQAEGRTVFVWTLDEPKFIEQFIRESRFDGILSNYSPLVAYYHYVEP; this is encoded by the coding sequence GTGAATAAACTGGCTTATCTGCTCCTCGGCCTGGCCGGGCTGGCTGTCGGGTGTCGTGAAGTCTACGAAGCCCCGATCCCGCACTCATTTGCGGACATTCCGGGCGCGGGTCGGTTTACCACGCCCATTCGTCAGCAAATGGACGGTGTTTATACCGTGTCGGAGGGGGCAGCTACGTTCGGCGAACAGGTAGCCGTGAAATGGACGTTTACGCTGGACGGTTCTGATACAACACATTATCTGTCTATTTTCACTGGCAATCAGGCTGGCTTTTTCAATCTGGAGCGCACGGCCAATGCTGATAGCCTGACCTTGATGGGCTATTGGCGCAAGCTTGTAAATACGGAAACGGGTCTGGTACAACTGGCTCTTCGGCTAAAGCGAAACGGGCGGCTGCAACCCATTACGGGTGTACTTAGCAGCCGCGATACACTCGTGCTGACGGGCCAATACGGCAACCGTGACCGCAGCCCGAATCAGCCGCTCACACTTACGTACCGCCGACCGCTGAATCCGCGCCCGTTCGAGATTCTGGCGCATCGGGCTGGCGGACGCACGTCTGATCTGCTGTCGGTGTCTGAAAACTCGCTGGAAATGATCGAACTGGCGTCACGGTTGGGCGCAACAGGTATCGAGATCGACATTAAGTTCACCAAAGATGGTGTTCCGATTCTTTACCACGACAATAAGCTGAATCTGCGGCTGATTCAGAAAAACGGGCTAACCGGACCCATCGAAGACTATACCTACCAACAGCTAAACACCTTCGTCCGGCTCATCAACGGCGAGAAAATTCCAACCCTGGAAGAAGCTTTAGAAACCGTTATCAGCCATACCAATCTGCGTTTTGTCTGGTTAGATACCAAATTTTCGGGACCAATGGACAAGATTCAGGCCATTCAGCAGCGGTTCAGGCAACGCGCCATTCTGGCCCGGCGCAATCTGCAAATCGTCATTGGTTTACCAACGCAGCAAGCTGTAGATGCCTACCGGGCTTTAAACGACCGCGCCAATACGCCCGCCCTGTCTGAGTTAGATACGGCCATAACGCGCAACATCGGAGCCAGGATATGGGCACCTCGCTGGACCCTCGGTCCGCAACTTGAGCAGGTCAAGGCCATGCAGGCTGAAGGCCGGACTGTATTTGTCTGGACGCTCGATGAGCCGAAATTCATCGAACAATTCATTCGTGAAAGCCGGTTCGATGGTATTCTGTCAAATTATTCGCCTTTAGTCGCCTATTACCATTATGTGGAGCCATAA